The following coding sequences lie in one Vitis vinifera cultivar Pinot Noir 40024 chromosome 19, ASM3070453v1 genomic window:
- the LOC100249829 gene encoding transcription initiation factor TFIID subunit 11 isoform X1 has translation MLAEEIFHMSNSIDFLELEGKMKQSKDPFEVAFEESSPPDSPVEEIVGGQIEDEDDANVNVHPTSTPSAAPSSGTTVPPTAKSKDEDEEEEEENMDVELGKLPTSGDPHKMAKMQAILSQFTEEQMSRYESFRRSGFQKANMKKLLVSITGSQKISAPMTIVASGIAKMFVGELVETARMVMTERKETGPIRPCHIREAYRRLKLEGKVPRRSVSRLFR, from the exons AATTAGAAGGAAAAATGAAGCAATCCAAGGATCCATTTGAAGTGGCATTTGAGGAATCATCACCACCTGATTCACCTGTTGAGGAGATTGTTGGTGGACAAATCGAAGATGAAGATGATGCTAATGTCAATGTTCATCCCACATCAACACCCTCTGCTGCTCCATCTAGTGGAACCACGGTACCACCCACTGCAAAGTCCAAAGATGAAGAtgaggaagaagaggaggagAACATGGATGTGGAGCTTGGAAAGCTCCCAACTTCTGGTGATCCTCATAAAATGGCCAAGATGCA GGCTATCTTATCACAGTTCACTGAGGAACAGATGAGCAGGTATGAATCCTTTAGGAGATCTGGATTTCAAAAAGCAAACATGAAAAAG TTGCTTGTGAGCATTACTGGAAGCCAAAAAATTTCAGCACCAATGACAATTGTAGCATCAGGAATAGCAAAAATGTTTGTTGGTGAGCTTGTTGAAACAG CTAGAATGGTTATGACTGAGAGAAAGGAAACAGGACCGATTAGGCCTTGCCACATTAGAGAAGCATATAGAAGATTAAAGCTTGAAGGCAAGGTGCCAAGGAGATCAGTGTCGCGCCTTTTCCGATAG
- the LOC100249829 gene encoding transcription initiation factor TFIID subunit 11 isoform X2, whose product MKQSKDPFEVAFEESSPPDSPVEEIVGGQIEDEDDANVNVHPTSTPSAAPSSGTTVPPTAKSKDEDEEEEEENMDVELGKLPTSGDPHKMAKMQAILSQFTEEQMSRYESFRRSGFQKANMKKLLVSITGSQKISAPMTIVASGIAKMFVGELVETARMVMTERKETGPIRPCHIREAYRRLKLEGKVPRRSVSRLFR is encoded by the exons ATGAAGCAATCCAAGGATCCATTTGAAGTGGCATTTGAGGAATCATCACCACCTGATTCACCTGTTGAGGAGATTGTTGGTGGACAAATCGAAGATGAAGATGATGCTAATGTCAATGTTCATCCCACATCAACACCCTCTGCTGCTCCATCTAGTGGAACCACGGTACCACCCACTGCAAAGTCCAAAGATGAAGAtgaggaagaagaggaggagAACATGGATGTGGAGCTTGGAAAGCTCCCAACTTCTGGTGATCCTCATAAAATGGCCAAGATGCA GGCTATCTTATCACAGTTCACTGAGGAACAGATGAGCAGGTATGAATCCTTTAGGAGATCTGGATTTCAAAAAGCAAACATGAAAAAG TTGCTTGTGAGCATTACTGGAAGCCAAAAAATTTCAGCACCAATGACAATTGTAGCATCAGGAATAGCAAAAATGTTTGTTGGTGAGCTTGTTGAAACAG CTAGAATGGTTATGACTGAGAGAAAGGAAACAGGACCGATTAGGCCTTGCCACATTAGAGAAGCATATAGAAGATTAAAGCTTGAAGGCAAGGTGCCAAGGAGATCAGTGTCGCGCCTTTTCCGATAG